aatgtacCGATATGTTTTGCGCCCAAATATGCTTGGAAATTACAATAGGCACGATATGCTAGATAAAATCCAGGAATGTTGGGTACAATTGGGACCAGCACAATAGGTAAAGTAAATTGGATCCCTAGTATACAATAAAAGATGTACCgtaaatgatattttgtGCCTCGTACAATTAACCGGTTCAATTGTTCTTTTACTTGATTAGCATTCATTAATTCATTAggataatatatattaattggTGTCACCTTCATGCTATTTTTCAACGATTCttgtatatatttgttattagtcatcaatttttcttgcCCCgtattatatttgattcgtttcaatatataattttctcTGGGGATACTTCGTAAACTATGTTCTTGCCAGGGTATCTTATCAAGAAAGAAATTCACCCACCTAACTATCTTCTTATTATAGCTCTTGGGTGAATTATTTAGTTTTAACCAATAATTACCGGCCTTGACATTCAACCAATTCtcatatttaatgattcgagattgtttattttttacttcCTCCGtatgtttaaaatatacaaatgaTTTGTCTCTTGTGATGGGTAAAACGATAATCTTGACAGGgtcttttaaatattcttcgACAGATACAATCGAATTCTTTGCATGTATACTTCTTCTACCAAGAACCCTACCAAATAAAGGTAACATTGCTTAACCGTTCTATGTGAGATTCGTTTACAATTCAAAGAATGGTATATTGTATTGttttatatcaaaaatttaagTAGCCCGTATGTGGCATTAAAACTATTTTCCTATTTGTTCTCTaatgttgttgttttttttcttctccACATATATTAATGGAACATTCGGTGTTTTTGCCTATATAAAGTTCTATTATACATCATCATGTTTACCAGATTAAGAggtattgaaattaattagaGTTGAGGTTAGTAAGGAGATAGAATTAATCGATAGATTGTTTAGTGTGATTGTTCAAGATGGTTTGACTGTTTTACCCTTATTTTTTACAAccttatattttaaaagcaTCTTTAAGCTCATACGTACTTACTTAAGATTGATTATACTCAAAGGTACTTGTCAAAACACGATCAGGCTTGAATACACTTGCTAAAGTACATCTTGAACAAATTCTAGTACCATACCATTCTATCTTTCTTATATATTATCCTTTCATTAAATAGGTTCgaatttcttttgtttttgcATACCCGGACagtactttttttttttaaaaattccgCATTAGAGACAAAGATCATGCATGATTCTGTTTTCctcaaatattaatcaatttgaattaaGCAGTTTTAATTAGATTTATaacaattcaaattaagaatattgaaatataacaAGCTTGTCAGTCATCCAAATAATCCTTGAATAACAATCATCTAACCATATTTTTGAAGACTTCAATCTTTTTTATCTTGCAACATCATTTGGTTTTTTACACTATACAATCCAATTGTGTTCTTCTATTACCAATAGATCAGccttttattatattaattccttcattttttttttctatttctcAAAGGCATTCCCCAATTTATtctcaaaaattattactcAGTTTAAGAATTACCCCTTACTTCAGTTTTTCAGATAATCTCAATTACCTTCTCTAAcgataaatatatattcccCCATAAATGTCTGAAATTTTACCACGTTCTGATGATTTGGATGCCACTTGGTCGTTTATCGAACCAGGTATTAGACAAATTTTAGGTGCGGATGATTCAAGTTCATTTTCTACTAAAAGAGTTAGTAAGATTCTTTCTCCAACAATGTATATGGAAGTTTACACTGccatttataattattgtGTGAATAAATCAAGATCTTCCGGCCAATTGCATcataatagtaataatcaTACTCATGGAATGGATAGTTCCACCATTAAACAATCTACAAACCAATCTTCAATTTTGGTTGGTAGTGAAATTTATtgtaaattaaatgaatatttaaaaagttATATTacaagttttaaaaaaaataaagatgaatCATTTTTACAATTCTATGTTAGAAGATGGAAAAGATTTACCATTGGTGCcatttttttgaatcatGCCTTTGATTATATGAATAGATATTGGGTCCAAAAGGAAAGAAGTGATGGTAAAAGAGATATTTTTGATGTTAATACCCTATGTTTAATGACATGgaaaaaagttttatttgatcaaaattatgaattattagttaaagaaattttagaaCAAATAACAATTGAAAGAGATGGTGggattattaaaaaaaataatattacaacTGCAATTAAGTCCTTTGTAGCTCTTGGTATAGATCCTCAggatttgaaaaagttaaatttaAACGTTTAcattcaaaattttgaaaaatctttCCTATCAAACACAAGAGATTATTATACtcaatattcaaatgattaCTTATCAAATCATTCCGTTACTGAATATATCTTCCAAGCTCatgaaattatattaaaagaagaaggtGCTATGTCAATGTATTGGGATGATCATACAAGAAAACCTTTATCTGAAACATTAAATAGTGTATTAATTGTCGACCACGCACCAAGTTTACAAGATGAATTTTTAGTCTTATTAGATTCAAGAGATCAAGCAAAGATAACTGCATTGTATAATTTGATGCAAAGAGATTTTGTTCTATTACCTGAATTAGCCAGTAAATTTGAAACATATGTTAAAAAAGCTggtgaaaatgaaatatctgaattattatccatTCACAAAGCTGAACTTTTAAAGACAATGAATGATCAttcaaatccaaatattaaaaaacaacaacaaaataataataatcattcaATTAATCAATCATTAGCACCAAAggattatattaaaaaattaattaaagttcatgatacttttttcaatattacaaataattgttttttaaatgatccACTTTTCACAAAGGCCTTAGATAATGCATGTAGAGCCTTTgttaattctaatgaatTTGCAT
This genomic stretch from Henningerozyma blattae CBS 6284 chromosome 1, complete genome harbors:
- the CDC53 gene encoding cullin CDC53 (similar to Saccharomyces cerevisiae CDC53 (YDL132W); ancestral locus Anc_7.296) produces the protein MSEILPRSDDLDATWSFIEPGIRQILGADDSSSFSTKRVSKILSPTMYMEVYTAIYNYCVNKSRSSGQLHHNSNNHTHGMDSSTIKQSTNQSSILVGSEIYCKLNEYLKSYITSFKKNKDESFLQFYVRRWKRFTIGAIFLNHAFDYMNRYWVQKERSDGKRDIFDVNTLCLMTWKKVLFDQNYELLVKEILEQITIERDGGIIKKNNITTAIKSFVALGIDPQDLKKLNLNVYIQNFEKSFLSNTRDYYTQYSNDYLSNHSVTEYIFQAHEIILKEEGAMSMYWDDHTRKPLSETLNSVLIVDHAPSLQDEFLVLLDSRDQAKITALYNLMQRDFVLLPELASKFETYVKKAGENEISELLSIHKAELLKTMNDHSNPNIKKQQQNNNNHSINQSLAPKDYIKKLIKVHDTFFNITNNCFLNDPLFTKALDNACRAFVNSNEFALPQGSPRSATSKTPEMLAKYCDQLLKKSTKPEILEDMSVDDVMMIFKFLTDKDAFESHYRRLFAKRLIHGTSTSDTNEEMIIQRLQNENSMEYTGKITKMFQDVRISKILEEDFDKAVKGLPDYTRNKFPSTQPFILAETMWPFSYQKVDFILPKEIQPSHKKLAEMYQDKHSGRILKWLWPLCRAELKADIGKPGRPPFHFTVTLFQMSILLLFNDNDRVTLSQIHEGTGLTVQNIAAALVPFIKFKLIIQNPPGLENIIKPETQFAIARPYKALKTKINFAGGIKNDVLSILDRKNAQNLNNSNNNNNNDNNNTGNNMNSTDDKDLTENEKIEKELATERQMFLEACIVRIMKAKRQLPHTTLVNECMAQAHQRFVAKISMIKRAIDSLIQKEYLERCNDGESYRYLA
- the MRX19 gene encoding Mrx19p (similar to Saccharomyces cerevisiae YDL183C; ancestral locus Anc_7.298), coding for MLPLFGRVLGRRSIHAKNSIVSVEEYLKDPVKIIVLPITRDKSFVYFKHTEEVKNKQSRIIKYENWLNVKAGNYWLKLNNSPKSYNKKIVRWVNFFLDKIPWQEHSLRSIPRENYILKRIKYNTGQEKLMTNNKYIQESLKNSMKVTPINIYYPNELMNANQVKEQLNRLIVRGTKYHLRYIFYCILGIQFTLPIVLVPIVPNIPGFYLAYRAYCNFQAYLGAKHIGTLLNDPINGTSNVQVSFKGINNYSKYFQTNINTKEQQINEFSHEIFLQDKDSRDQLLSFLQLPEMKKELEKAIHQETLLIKK